caaattccagcgaaggcacgcgagcacaacaagatctcaaaaaaggaatggcaaaaacgaaatgagcgagaaaagcagcctgtgaacgtgagttcttggttgaaaaactaaccttacagaaaagctgcctagcaGATTATTACAAACTGTCCACTGTGTTCTCCTGCAGATAATTTTAGGAATACCAGGGCATAAAGCgggagcaccgagacgctctgaaccatccctgagaagctcccatcacgcttccatgatgctaccatcaacatatagctacctttagtgtgtaaatagtgtatataaacgttcctcttGTCAGCCCCGCctactctgctcgacttctacccgagagttattggctagctccttcgaatacatcacgagcaagcaaaagggcacggagttgtacaggcgaatatgtgcaacatcacatcacTTTTATTACGTTACTTATTCCATCTCcgctgcattcgcccgctcgtgtccgcagataacgttccagttttatagcgacgacacaccgttgattgcattacgtcattgaatatcaatgaaacaaaggttgcattatttatttgcgaATTACTTCAACATAAAGTATGGTGAAATAATTTATTACTtagccacctgaggagctttctaacttgactaacttttttatcaagacctgaatatacagttaagatttatttggttaattctgagcattaccttcgcaacagaagtacatcaccactgtccacaagaattattattcatctttcacagtgccagtaggtccgttcaagttacgtgatgaaaacatgtttgcttgactacgtcatatatgacatgtcgctcaagtgtctgtctccgcattattgacgaatccagcAGTCTTTTGTAAACTGTTTGCTGcaagtttttttaattttattttgttctttttaaaactggttgcctcagacaagcttattacgcctctgctcaccacttatatagcgttgttacacgcggcgcctgggccgacagGGGAGAGCGGCGTTCTTTGTtcgtcaaacaagtcaccgaagggctgccagcctgctgtccgccgtgttttgtccatcttagccgggaagtgaggtggcattccgacaccataagacgttcgacgtgaCGACCACAGTGGTTTCTTGGTGCCACATGTGCAGTGTGGGgtccacgccccaatcaaagatgttGACTTGAGCGAGAGTGAGCGGCACcatcagaaatggtgtgtgtcccccgtgattcaacagcgcattctggacccattccctgatttagccaaaacgcacactttataatgagccacccagctcattcgcaagacatctctcgccctgtctgtacagaatgtaataaatcctctgttaagtttgccattctactcctgagtgcacatgcgttttcttttctgtctctctacaacCCCTTTCtggcccctatttctccacccccagggctgtgcagcaaaccggatgccaagatctggttaatcccccagcattcctttctctctcttgccatcttactgccttggcatcttcatcccggatatctgatgcctgaattaaaaggcatcaaatattttctgcagcatgttgagacgctgcatatgagtggtcatcctcgaaaattatcaactttaacaccacggacaggtgatgatataccctgagtaggttcgatcatgtattatgcctcgacgcttctaATCTCCGTTAAcgttctccctttcgatttcatccttcggggctttgtatagttcttcacctaacgcgctgcattcgtgctgcactgctaccatttcatttcttctgtgtgtaCGCCCTGTTTTGGGCACGAtgataggctgccatcttggactgattatGATGGCGTTTTGCAttcatatgaatattcgaatagtgctacgcATCAACACACTGGGCCAGTACCTTCAACGTTGTATGACCaaaatcattgctaattacgacatagaaaaccagcaaaaattgATTTTAAGTTTCAGATGGCAGCGTTTATgcattactgtaactgttacatttatttttttgtcaatttgtccaatatgtcatttcatacAGGCCCgtcgaacttgtgccgctgttcatagtggtactctcggtctctaaagctggatgaagataaccaagaagcctgttttttactgggtacataaatgtgaaacgaagctataaatcaagatgaaaaagaaaaagacaaatctgtgaaaattcggtactggtgcataaatggcgcgccgattgcacCGATCACAGAGGAAGGtggcgccgatgaaaaacgtcggcagcGGCGGcacgccgatcagttcgcgtcggcggcgacgACGCGGCGAAAACTCTCCGcagcggcgcgccgaccagtcggcgcacacctctagccaCTGCATCTCTGTTCCGCAGTGGACATGTTGCCAACAGCCTAAACGGACAACACTTTCACCCATAATTGTAACTGACGTACTCTCACGCAATACTAGTTCGTCAGCGTTCactttacaaaaacaaaaaagaaaaacgttcACTCACAAAGCACCACTAAAAACATTTGCGTCACCTGGCGGCAGCCATGAACTGTACATTTCAAATCTGCTTTGTAGTTGAATGACGCACTATTTACTTCGTGTGCGGacgttgctttttttgtgtgttttgcttGTGCCGGCGTTAGTTGCACGCGGTGCCGGCGCGTTTCCTCGCGTCGTCTGTGGGTGTCTCGTGGTGACGGACGCGTGTTTTCCGTTGTGTGTCTGCGGCTTTTCATTCAGCCGTAGCCGGAACGGTGCTGGTGCTTTTTGCCCTGCCGAATGGAAAAACCTGCGAGCTGACGCCACTTCGCCGTGAGGACACCGTTTTCTAGCCACTCACTACAGACGTGCGAAGTGTGCTAAGCCCACTTCTGCCTCGCTTTGCCGAACGGTTGTTACTCTAAACGGCTCGACCGATGGAGTGGCAGTACAGCGGAAAGGTGCTTGCGGTTCATGCGCTCATCGTCGCCATGGCAACGATGGCCTCGTTCTCCAGTCCAGTGTCCGCGAGAATGCGAATATGTCCCGGAGAGGCTGTATTCGGACCGACACCGACCGACGAGGAAGATCTCGGGCAAGCAAAAGTGACGCGCCAGCCTTACGGTACATTTAACGTGAGTGGTCCGTGGGCTTACTTCGTGCCTCGCTTAGCGCCCGACGTCAACGCGACATTTCGTTGGTGGCTTCCCGGAGGCAACCAGCTCTCGCCGCTCGTTCTACCTGTCGACTTTGACGGCGACTCGCCCGGTAAGCAGCTCGGCGACGCTAACCTCACGGTCCTGTGCCACGGCCTTCCGCCGAGGTACGCAGCCGGCGCGGACGCGCTGCTGTCCGCGCTTCGCCGGCAACGACCGTCGCACGCCGTTCTCGAAGTCGTGTGGAACGTTGGTTGCGACGACGGTGTGTCTACCAGCCGCGCCGCCGATGTGTACTACTGCCCGTCTCACGCGGCGCCGACCGACAGCGCTCGTTACCAGCGAGCCGCCGGCGACGGTCGCCTTGTTGCGCGTGCCCTGGCGCGCACTCTCCTCGGGCTCGTCAACGACCACGAGTACGAGCTCGCGCGGGTGCACCTGGTGGGATTCGGTGTGGGCGCCCACGTCGTCGGATTCGTCGCGGACGAGCTACATTACTTCGACGACTACGACAAGCTGGGCCGACTCACGTTGCTTGATCCCACGGCGCCGCTTTTCGTCGCTAAGCTGGGCCTTTCGCACCTCAGTGGGCGCGGCAGAGCCGCCTTTACCGACGCCGTCCACACTAGCAGCGTCGATAGCTGCGGATACGGCATCCCCGGCAGTTTGGGCGATCTCGACGTTTACGTGAACGGAGGTCAGCGGCAGCCCAAGTGCCGTTCTAGCGCCATGTGCTCGCACGTCGCCGCATTGGTTTACTACGCGCTCACGGTGGAGAAATGCGCGACCCGCGCACATCCACTGCCGGGCTACTGGACGCCCGAAAGGCGAGGCGTCGTCGAAGTTGCAGACGCCAGGTGCGCGGTAAGCAAAGTGTCGGCTACCGCGGAAGAGGCcacaccgagctcgagtgcttcgAATGCGCGTAAGCAGTGTGCCTTTGCTTGGTGCCTAGCAGTTTTAGCAATGTTCCTTGTGGCTGGTAGACCTCTGGCCAGTTTCTGGCACTGACCGCAAGGCGACGTGCCTTCTGTTTTGTGTTTTGTGCGACTGAACAGTGCGGATTTTGTGCCCGCTATGCTCATGTGATAGTAGAAGCCAGGACATCTTGCATCTTGAACATCAGCTGTCGTGTTGACAGGAGTGGATAATGTATGCTTTACCGGGCACTATTTCCTAGAGCATTCTGGATGTGCCCGGCTGCCCCATCGTTAGCTTCGCACTTGTTTTGTGCATGCGACATTTCATTCTTTACTCGTTCTAAGTACATTGCGGGTACAAGGTTTGTTCATGCTCTGTTTTATCCGTCAAGTGCAACGCTGCGGAGGCTAGCCGGACTTTTTGTCATAGATGTATTCGCAATAAGAAATAGTCTAATGAATATACCATCCTTAGCATGGTATCTTCCAGTTTTAAAATTGAGTGTACAGATGAATGAAGATGCTTTGTACTTCATACGGTAAAGGAACCCACTGCACAGTTATCAACCCATCACGACACATCACGTGCGGGCTCTTACTCAGTTTACAGGACCGTTTACAACGAGAAAAGCCACTAGGGAGATGCATGCACTCAAACATTCTCGCATAGCTTCGACAGCGTTGGCACTTGATTTGTGAAAGAGACTGTAGCCTAACTATCAGGTGAGCTGATTTGCCTTCTACCTTTtaccattttatttattttagtatTTGGCTTGCTTATCTCTTGCTTCACATTTAGGTCCCCAttagtgggttttttttttttttacaacaatGAGCAGCTGACAGTGAGTGCGTGTCTCTGTGCGCTGGTCAGAGCTCATTCATTGTAACGTGCAGGTTTTACATTTATGAAATTCTTTCTGGGGAATTATGTAGTGGTATGCTGTCCACAAGTTTGCTCGTGAACTTTCCATCATTGCAATGAAACCATAACTCGCAGGAGGCAGTGTGTTTGGCCTGCTTCTGCCGCAGAGCTAACCAGGGGTAAGGGCCTTCACGTGTAGTTCCCAGGTTACCACTGTGCAGAATACACGGTTTTACATGATGCACATAAGCACTACCATTTTAGATGTTATTAAATGAgtgttttcttgctttttcatATCACAGTGTGAATTGATAGTCAAGAAACATGAAACGCACCAACCCAATaatttctgtgtgtgtgtttctgcaaTAGCACTGTTTGTTTAGCTTTTAAAGACACAAAGCAGCCACACTACAGCCCAGTATTGCAATGGCACTACCGATTTGCAAAATAGCCTAAGTGTAGCACGATTTGTGTTTATCTCATTATGGGTACACATGAGTTAGTATTCGTTCTTACATTGTTATGTGTATTATAGACTGGGTTCACGTGCAGTGCCGACGGCAGCAGGCAAGTCACCATTTCACGGAAGTGCAGATTTCCATGTTGACGGTTTTTGGCCAGCGGCTAGCACATTTTGATGGAAGCAAAGGCTTCAATATCTACATGCTTGGTGCCTCTGTGGGTACATTTAATTGCATAGTAGACAATGTGAAAGAATGAGTGCGAGATCAGTCATTATTGTAATCACATGTATTATGTACAGCTTTGGCAAGCTAAACTCGTAATTTATATGCTTAAGTGGGCCCTAgagttatttattatttttacaaTTTGTGCTGCTATCACCTTCCGAACCCCACAAGACAATAATCACTTGGTATAGCTCTTTTTAGCACCACGGCTTCATTTTCACACGTCGTGCACCTCTGTTGGAAAGTTTTGCTTGCCAGACACACTTCCTTTGTTGTTATTATGTTTGAAAACAGTTACAAAGCAACAGTTTTATGACTGGTGAGCAAACTGTTTATCAGTCGTCAGATAGGTAGGCATTGCTAGCTACCTAGTTGAAAGCTTCCACTTCAGAACTTCCACCATAAAAAACGTTGCTTTAGTTGTGCTTTTCGAAGGACCAGCTAAATATGAGGGGAAGCACATTTTTTACCTAATCACTGCATGTCTAAACCATGCTGACAGCCTGGAATTCTTTTACAGGGTGTAGGGGTGGGGGGCCACTTGCTAGACTATTTTAGAACACTCATTTTTATCGTCAAGAAAATTTCAACAGCGTGGAAATTTACATGAATGCAAAAAAGAGCTAACGCTAACATGTGgtgactttcaactgatttttattcaaaAAATTCATGTAGCTTGTGAAAAATTGCACAGTGCAAAACAACATGCGACTACTACCGTGCATGATGGaaacttaaaaataaaaaaacagtccAGACAATTTTATCTTGTGAGAGCATGCTATAGAAAAGCAGCTTCTTTTTTGTGCAAGTCAATGAAAGGCATGCTGATGCAAGCTCTTGCAAGATAAGGTTGTCTGgactttatttttacttttttaatAAAGTCATATCACTTCTTGGCGATCATGCGTGATAGTAGTCACATGTTTTTTGCATGAAGCAATTTTGTGCTAGGTCTGTGCTACAAATGGCCAAATTGCAATTTTTCTTGCTCATGAGCTTATACAAAAGATGCTCCACAAATAATAATTTCAATGAAAACCAAGTTGATACATTTTAATTCAACCCAATTTTCTGTTGCCTATTTTCATGATAACATTATAAGGTGAAATTGCATTATGTTTCAGTGAATATCAATGTTACGTTCTCCTGAACAGTAtgtttcttacactttttttttccaaatgtATCAGTGAGGTTTTCATTTAAAAGAAGTAGGGATGTCACCCGAGGGTGCATTAATGAAGCAGTAAAATCTGAACTTACTTTAGTGCTTGTAGCTAAGGCACACCAATGGCTGCAGTGTGTGTAGATTTGGTAGTGGACTTTCCAACAGCACATAGTTTTGTCCTTCATGTTGGAAGCCATAGTGCTTGATActcttttgtgttttttgtgcaaAAAGTGAAGTGCTTATTTGCTGCATACTCAGAATAAGCTTTTTCTGGGTAGGTGGTCAGTGCATGCAAACTGGCGTCGACAAGGCACATGCCACGATTTTCATTAGCCGAAACTCAATAACAGGTGTGGACCAAGCGACTTCTGGCATCAAAAACTTGCAAAAATATTTTCCCAAAAGAAAGGTGATAAGGCAGGCAGATTGTCAAACGGCGCTTGACCAATAAGTTTGGGGGCCACTGGCCCCCAGCTTTGATTGGGGCAATCGCCACTGGTGGAGCTTTTTGCACCTGGAAATGGCCCATTCTGGCAATACCTCACAAGTTAAAAGTTATACCTGTATACTTTCCTGCCCTTTACCAAGTAACCTTTTCAGACGCTTTGTATACAATTGTGTACATCACTTCTTTTTGCTAGTTGCGTCAACTAGGGGCAAGAAAGTGCGAGATACTATGAAGCTTACAAGAAATGAACCTCTTTCTTAGTAAACTTGTCTTCATTTAACTTTAGTTTTGATGGTACTGTTGCATATAATCACTTTCCTGGAGGCACTACCATAGTTGACAAGTCGTTAGACGTGGCGATTCCCTGGAGCCACGTCGAAATaaattttttcttttctcaataTCGACAAAACCAGAAACCAATTCGCTCTatatttcaagtcttaaatttGATTCTATATATGCAAGAACCAAACATGAATGTCTTCAGGATAAGTAGATATTTAATGAAAGCTTAATTTCAATTAACTGCTATAAAATGCATAAATCAATCTTTTATAAAATTGTTGTTGCAATAAAATATACAGGGCCTCAAAGTCATGTTGTGACAATTTGATGCATTTACAAGGAGTTCTTCATAGGTGGCATCTGAAAAAGTTTTAAACTACCCCTTGTGTGACTCTCTTAAGCACTTCATTTGCATATCAGGTCACAGATATAATAACAGCCAGATGCCTTTATGACGAAGCACTTTGGGATCCCTAATGTCTAGCATTATACATAACATCTTATCGTTATAATGTGCCCTCCACATAAGGATTTTAAGCAAGTTCAATGTGATAAACAGCCCTCATTAACATTATTTGAGAGATAATTTGTGAACTGCCAATACCTATTTTCTGTGAATTTCATATGAACGTATGTGCAACTCCAGCTAGCTTTATGACGCCGAGAATAGGGTGTGTGTCTTGTAGGGTGTGTGCAAGGTGTAGTTGCACATCACGACAGGAAGGCTTCTCTGCCCAACTTGCCAGAATTCGCAGTTCACCTACAGGCTAAGTAAGCACCACGTTGCCAATGATGGATGAGAGCCCATTCCTAGTGAGACTCATCCCGATCTGTGCTCTTGACCTTGCTCACCCACTTCCTTATTGTGCAGATGTGATGGTGGTCCAGCACCAAATTCTCCATTTAGAGCACAGGTTTACTTCTAGATATGTGCCTCAAGGCTGACTGTGAGTTACACAACTTTAGTGTCCCTACTTTCTCTACTCCTTCCTCCTAATTGTGGTCCTTCTCAACAATTTTATTCTGAAAAATCAGCTGACTCTACAACTCGCCAAGATCCTGAGTGACTCACAGTCAAACATGGCTTTGGAAGTTGGCTAGTATAATATGAAGAATTGTTGAAACAGTgctagcatttctttttttacttatTAGATTCAAAAGGACGCTTGCACATTTAGGCATGCGTCCATTCTTCATGATGCCATGGTGCAACAGTCAATTCTAGAGCAGGCTGCATTAGTGTTTTGCGGGAAAGTTACACTTGCCTCTGTGAGGACTAACGGCAAAATATGAGGGCTGAGTGCCTATCAACCAAATAGTGATGTTCTGACAGCCAGCCTTTTCTGCTGCCGAAAATTTTGAACACCCTGCAAAATTGTGCAGTACCCGGTATCATGATTTTTGCACGTCAGGGCTATGAGTCTCACCAGGATTTTATCTCTTTTGGGGGATGCAAAACCATGTTGCATCATGCCTATGTCTATGCAAGGGGCTGACAGCCAGTGCCTTAACATTGCGACTTACAGCACAAAACACCCAGACATAGACTAGAGAAAAGGAGATGGTACAGCACAGATCGTCAACTAGCCCAATTTTTCATCTTGGCTCAATATCGATTTGTCTCATCTGAGCATTCATCTTTTCTCAGCCTGTTAACATATGAAAACATTTCTCTGAAGGACATGCAGAGGGGTGCTGGGTGGAGTGTATGATTGTTTAGTAATAAAAAATACAAGAGCACTGTTGTGGGCTTTGATATGTAAATATTCTCCAGATGAAGCTGCTGAGGCCTTGTCTGAATGCATGCCCTTGTTAATGACTTTGACCCAATAGCTTCCCAGTAAGT
Above is a window of Rhipicephalus microplus isolate Deutch F79 chromosome 1, USDA_Rmic, whole genome shotgun sequence DNA encoding:
- the LOC119178136 gene encoding uncharacterized protein LOC119178136, which encodes MEWQYSGKVLAVHALIVAMATMASFSSPVSARMRICPGEAVFGPTPTDEEDLGQAKVTRQPYGTFNVSGPWAYFVPRLAPDVNATFRWWLPGGNQLSPLVLPVDFDGDSPGKQLGDANLTVLCHGLPPRYAAGADALLSALRRQRPSHAVLEVVWNVGCDDGVSTSRAADVYYCPSHAAPTDSARYQRAAGDGRLVARALARTLLGLVNDHEYELARVHLVGFGVGAHVVGFVADELHYFDDYDKLGRLTLLDPTAPLFVAKLGLSHLSGRGRAAFTDAVHTSSVDSCGYGIPGSLGDLDVYVNGGQRQPKCRSSAMCSHVAALVYYALTVEKCATRAHPLPGYWTPERRGVVEVADARCAVSKVSATAEEATPSSSASNARKQCAFAWCLAVLAMFLVAGRPLASFWH